Within the Magnetospirillum sp. genome, the region CTCCTTCGTGGGGTATCAGACGAAACGGCTTTGCAGTTTTTCAAGCCGCCGTGCGGCTTCATTGTCTGGCGGTGCGGTGGCGGGCGCAAAGGCCGGGATGTCGCGCCAGAAATGGCACGCGACGGAATGGCCCTTGGAAATCTTGTCGAGCGTGGGCGCGTGCGTGCGGCACCGCGGCTGCGCGTAACGGCAGCGCGTGTGGAAATGGCAGCCCGGCGGCGGGTCGATCGGGCTCGGCACGTCGCCTTCTAGCAAGGTCTTGGCGCGCGCCAAGCTCGGGTCGGGGGCCGGGATCGCGGCCAGCAAGGCTTGCGTATAGGGATGGCGCGGGGCCGAATAGAGCGTGGCCGTATCGGCCAACTCGACGATGCGGCCCAGATACATGACGGCGACGCGGTCGGCCGCGTGTTTGACGACGGCAAGATCGTGCGCGATCAGCACGAGGGCCAAGCCGAAGCGCGCCTGCAGATCCTTGAGCAGGTTCAGCACCTGGGCTTGCACGGAAACGTCGAGGGCGGACACGGGCTCGTCGCCGACGATGAGTTTGGGGCCAGCCGCAAGGGCGCGCGCAATGCCGATACGCTGGCGCTGGCCGCCCGAGAATTCGTGCGGGTAGCGCCGGTCGTGTTCGGGCCGCAAACCCACCACGCCGAGCAGCTCGCGCACTTTCTCGGCGCGTGCGGCCCCGTGCGCAAGCCCGTGCAGCATCAACGGTTCGCCCACGATTTCGCCCACCGTCATGCGCGGATTGAGCGAGGCGTAGGGATCCTGGAACACGATCTGCAGATGGCGGCGCGCCTTGCGCATTTCGGGCTCGCTGAGGCGCGTGAGGTCCGCACCGTCGAATTCGATTTCGCCCGACGTCGGCTCGATCAGGCGCAGCAACATGCGCCCGACGGTCGATTTGCCGCAGCCGCTTTCGCCGACGAGGCCGAGCGTTTCGCCGGGGGCCACGGCGAGCGACACGCCGTCCACGGCCTTCACGTAGCCCGTCGTGCGGCCGAACAGGCCTTTGCGCACAGGAAAATGCTTCACCAAATTATGCGCACTCAACAGCGGCGTGGTCATGCGGCACCCGTCTTGAGTGCGGCCTCGTCGAGCGGGGCAAGCCAGCATGCGGCCGCCTGGCCGTGCCCAAGATCGCGCATCGGCGGTTCTTCGCGCCGGCACTGGTCTTGTACAAACGGGCAGCGAGCGGCAAAGCGGCAGCCCGGCTCAAGCTTGGCGAGGTTCGGCACCGTGCCGTCGATCGTGGCAAGGCGTTCGCGCGCGCGATGCAGCTGCGGGATCGCCCCCAACAGGCCGATCGTGTAGGGGTGCTGCGGCCAGGCGAAGAGCCGCTCGACCGGCGCTTTCTCCACGATCTTGCCCGCATACATCACGACCACGTCGTGCGCGAGTTCGGCAATCACGCCGAGATCGTGCGTGATCAGCACGATGGCCGTCCCCGTCTCGTCGCGCAAACGGCGCAGAAGGTCGAGGATCTGGGCTTGGATCGTAACGTCCAGCGCCGTGGTGGGCTCGTCCGCGATCAGCAGCTTGGGATCGCAGGCGAGCGCCATCGCGATCATCACGCGCTGGCGCATGCCGCCCGAAAGCTTGTGCGGATATTCGTCGAAGCGCGCTTCGGGGGCGGGGATGCGCACGCGGCGCAGCATCTCGATCGCGTGCGCTTTGGCCGCATCGGGCGAAATCTCGCGATGGCGCAGAATGCCTTCGACGAGCTGGTTGCCAATCGTGAATGCCGGGTTGAGGCTCGTCATCGGCTCCTGGAAAATCATCGCGATTTCCGAGCCGCGCAGTTTCTGCATCTCGAGCTCGGGCAGCGTGGCGAGATCCTGGCCGCGAAAGCGGATGGCGCCGCCGGCGATGCGGCCCGCCGGTTTGGCGAGCAGGCCCATGATCGACAGCGACGTGACCGACTTGCCGCAGCCGCTTTCGCCGACGATGCCGAGCGTGCGCCCGGGCGCCACCGAAAACGACACGCCGTCCACCGCGCGGAACTCGCCCGCATCGGTGTCGAAAGACGTGTGCAAATCGTCGACCTCGAGCAGACCCGTCATTTGATGCCGGCCGCCGCGAGGGCCGCGTCGATTTTGCTGCGGTCGTAGGTGCCCGCGATATTGTCGCGCGAGGCAAGGAATTTGCGGAACGTCGAAAACCGCTCTTTGCTTTTTTCGAAGAGACGGCGCAGTTCGACGAGCGGATATTCGTGGTCGTCCACGCGGATATCGAGCACGGGATACTCGTCGTTTTTGTGGATGCGCAAGGCGGCCGATTGGCGCCCGCGCTTGTCCCCGCCCACCGCTTCGCCCGCATCGAGGGCGGCGATGAAACGCTCGGCAAGCGGCAGGCCGGCATTCAGCGCAAACGCCTCGGCCGTCGCCTCGATCACCTCCTTGCCTGCGAGCATGTTTCCGGCGACCGAAAAATCTTCGAAGATCAGATGGCCTGCCCAATCGACGCATCCCGTACCCGTGTGGGCGGCAAAATCACCGATCGCGTCCATCAGATGCACCTGGCGCACGGCGGCACCCGCGTCGCGCGCAAGCAGCGCCGCCAATGCCTCCTTAGCCGGGATGCCGCGCTCGAGCAGGTCGATGCCGTCGATCCCGTGATAGGGATTGATCAAGGCTTGCGTTGCGACGGCACCCGCGCCCGGCTTCACATACATGCACAAAGCGCCCACGGCGAAAAACCGCGTCGCCACGGCAATGCCGAATTCGCCGCTTGCACGGTCGTGCGCCACTACGGACCAAGTCATGCCAAGGCCAACCCTTATGCTAGATTCCAGAGCGCCAAGTTAAACGCCGGGCACTGGGTGTATGCAACAGAAAGACCAATCGATGGCCGACGACCAGCAAACGACAGCATTTTATGCGGCCGAAGCCGCGCGCTATGCTGCGCGCGGTACGCCGCCGAACACGCGGCATATCGAACGTTTTGCTTCAATGCTCGCACCGAACGCGTCCGTGCTCGAACTCGGCTGCGGCAGCGGGCGCGACAGTGCGGCCCTGCTCGGCAAGGGCCTCGACCTCAAGCCCAGCGACGGTTCGCCCGAATTGGCGGCCGAGGCGCAGAAACGGTTGGGCCGCCCGGTGCAGGTGCTGCGCTTTGCCGATCTCGCGGCCGAAAACGCGTATGACGGCGTGTACGCGAATGCGTGCCTGCTGCACGTGCCGCGCGCCGAACTGCCCGCCATCTTGCGCGGCATCCACCGTGCACTGCGTGCAGACGGCGTCTTCTATTCGAGCTTCAAGGAAGGCACGCAAGAAGGCCGCGACCGTTTTGGACGGCTCTATAATTACCCGTCGCCAGACTGGCTCGCCGCCGCTTTCGCCAACGCCGGTTTCCCGTCGCCCGAAATCGAGCAGGTGATGGGCACCGGCTACGATGCCGAGCCCACCCCTTGGCTGCATGTCTATGCGCGCAAAGGGGCGGCAGGCTCTACGCCAGCGTAAAGGCCTCGTGCACGGCACTTTTTACGCCGCCCCCCATGACCGGGCCGCCGCCCGCGACGTAAATCGCGTCGCCGATCGTAACCGCCCCCATACCGTGGCGCGGGGTGGCCATCGGCGCATAGGCGAGCCATTTATCGGTCGTGGGGTTGTAGGCTTCGTTCTGGCCGAACACGCGGTTCGAGCCTTCCCCGCCCATGCAGAAAATTTGGCCGCGATAGAGCGTGGCACCGTGGCCTGAGCGCGCGGTCGGCAACGGATTGCGCATGCGCCACGCATCTTCCTTGGCGTCGTAGGTGTGGTGCAGATGCGAGTTTGTGTAGAAACTGTTTACGCGTCCGCCGATCACATGGATAAGCCCGGCATTGGCGACGATGCCGATATGGTCGCGCGCGGTCGGCAACGGGGCGGCGTTGCTCCATTTGTCGGTCTTGGGGTCGTAGACGATGTGCTGGCTGCGCGACAGGCGCGAGTCGGCCGTGTCGCCGTCGGCCCCGCCCACGGCATGGATGCGGCCCTCGTAGGCGATGCAGCCCATCGCCCCCATCGGCGTGGGCAAGGGTGCGATCTTCGACCAGCGCTCGCCTTCGGCGCCGTACACAAAACATTCGGCATGTGGGCGCCGATTCTGGTCGATGAAACCACCCATCGCGTAGAGCCGCCCGTCGAGCACGGCGACGCCGACATGGTTCGCACCCAGCGGCAGATCCTGCGCCTGCAGCCAGCTGTTCGAGCCTGCGTCGTAGATATGGTGGTAGGGCTTGTCGACGCGCTGCTCGGCATAGCCGCCCACGAGATGCAGCTTGCCGTTGCGCTCGGCCGCCCACGCCATTTCGGTGCGCGGCAACGGCAGCGGCGCGCGCTCGATCCAGCGCCCCTGCTGCGGCGCTTTGGGGGCGATCGAATCGAACACGCGCTGCTCGGCTGCGAGCGCGGGCACGTCGATGCGGCCGGGCTGGTTCAAGCGTTCGTAGACGGGGCCGTGCCCGGCATGTTGGGCAAGAACGGGGCTCGCAAACAGCGCCAAACCGCCGCCGACGGCAAAGCGGCGGGAGATCGAACGGGGGGTCATTCGGGGGAGGCTCCAGGTTGGGGGGTCGTTTTGTCTCAGGTCGATTCGCGGGTCAGCTTGTTGACCATGGCAAACGCAAACGTCTCGAAGCCCATCACCGAGAGCAGGAAGGCGCCGGTCCCGCCGATCACGTTTTCGCGGTACCAGCCATCGAGCCCGCCGGGCGGATGGGTGTGGTTGGGGTTCCAGGGGCTGGGCGTGTCCGAGAGGATCGCGAGCCCGTTGATCGTGATGCCGGCTGCCACCGCACGGTCGCGGCCGATCTCGGCGGGCAGGCCGTTGGTGTTGGTGCCGTCGCCCGAAATGTCGATCGTGCGCCGGTCGGCCGGATAGGGGCAACGCTCGAATTCGCGCGCCGCATAGGTGATGGCCTCGCCGATCGCGGTCGAGGCGGCAAAGGGGCGCGGCGGCAGCAGCAATTGCCCGGCAAAGCCCTCGGCACTCTCTTGGCCGTCGATCAAGGTCCAGTCGACGAGCGTCATCTGCTGGCTTGGGCTCGACCATTCGCAATAGGTGAGGGCGAGTTGCTTGTACCGCCCACCGGTCATCGCGCGCACGACGCGCGGATCCGCGATGGCGGCGGCATAACCCTCGCGCTGCAGGCGGAAGCGGCGGTCGTCGATGCTGCGCGAGACGTCGGCCGCAAGAACAAGCTGCAGATCGACGGCGGTACCGGCGGCGCGCGCAGGGCGTTGCGGCAAGGCCGCAACAGCGGCACTTGCCCCGATCCCAGCCAACACAGCGCGGCGTCCGGCGTTACGGGCCATGAATTCAAGAATGCACGAACGATGCCGCTTCGTCTAGCTTGGCCGTCCGGCGTGGATCTTTGCGGTCAACACTTACCGCGCAATCGAAATGGAACCGCCCGCCTTGTCTCTCTTGCTATTCAAACGCAAGCGACAAGGCGGGCGGCGAGCGCGCTCACGCACCATAAGTCGAGATTTGCTTCGTCAGCCTTCGACTTCGATCAGGTGCGCGCGCTCGAAGCCATTGAAGCCGGTGCGCAGGACCGCTCCATAGGCTCCCAACTGGCCAAGTTCGATCCAGTCGCCCTCGCAAACGTCGCCGGGCAGGACGAACGGGCCCTTCATATGGTCCGCCGAATCGCAGGTCGGACCATAGAAGTCGTAGGCCACGGTGTCGGCCGCACTCGCGCGCAGCAGACGCGTGGGATAGCGCAGGCCCGGCACGCCCGCGTCCGCGAGTGCGCCGTACACGCCGTCGTTGATGTAGAGCGTGTTGCCGCGTCGCGCTTGTACCTGCACCACGACCGAACCGCCGGCCGCAACGAGGGCGCGGCCCGGCTCGGCCCATAGCGCCGTGTTCGCGAGCGTGTGGCACGCGGCGTGCGCCTGTTTGATCGCCGCGAAAAACGCGTCGATGGGTGGCACTTCTTGGCCCGGATAGGCAACGGGGAAGCCGCCGCCGACGTCGAGCACCTCGACCGCAACGCCGGCTTCGCGCGCCAACGCATCGGCGTGCGCGATCGCGCGGGCAAAGGCCTGCGGATCGGCATTTTGCGAGCCGACATGGAACGAGATGCCGAGCGTGCGCGCGAACGGGCGCACGCGGCGCAGCAGCGCGACCGCGTCGGCGGCCGACGCACCGAATTTGCCCGAGAGATCGTGCAAGGGCTTGTCGGCACCGGCAACGACCGGCGGGGCGATGCGCACGATGAGGTCGAGCGTGCCGGGCTTGGCGGCCGTTTCTTCGCGGATCTTGTCGAACTCGGCGACCGAATCGAGCACGAAGCGGCGCACAGCGTGGCGGCCGTAGGCTTCGCGGATGGCCGCGCGTGCGCGCACCGGATGCATGTAGGCGATCGTCGCCGCGCGCCCGAACATCGAGCGCACGAGGGCGATCTCGGCGGGCGAAGCGCAGTCGAAACCGCGCACGCCGCCGTCCCACAGCGCACGCAAGGTGCGCGGGTCGGCATTGCACTTCACGGCGTACAGCGTTTCGCCGGGGAAGCCCGCCACGAAATGGGCAGCCGTGCGGGCGAGTGTGGCCGGGCGCAGGGCGTGCACGGGCTCGTGCGGTTGCAACTCGGCTACGACCGCGTCGAGCGGACGCAAGTCGGGCGTCGGGATTTCGCGGGTCCGGGCCAGGGCGGCAACGGATTTGCGCAGCAGCGTTTGTGCCATCGGTCATCCTCGGCGACAAAAGCGACCGCGAAAAGACGACGGAATAGCGAATGCGTTGCTGAGTCGGGGGAAACTGCCCCGAGGCAAGCGTCTTTCGAAATCCCGGTTCCCTTCGCGACCGCACCGACCCTTACGGTCGGCTCATCGGAAAGGACGCGTGACGTCGTTGCTTGACCTCGAGCGCTGGGATCGGAAGCGGCTTCGGTTGGAAACGAAGTGCTGCCTTAGCGCGTTGCCTCGCGGGCCTGGGGCACGTGCGATTTGCGTCTGAGCGGATAAATAATCCGAATCCCCGCCAATGCAAGTGACAATTTGGTCTGGCAGCTATTTTTTTGCGGCAATCAGGGCGAGATACTCCCACGCGAGCGTGGCGGCGGCGAGCGACGTGATCTCGCCATGATCGTAGGCGGGGGCCACTTCCATCACATCCATGCCGACGAACGAAATGCTTTCGAGCTGGCGCAAGATTGCCTGCGCTTGCCACGTCGCAAGCCCGCCGATTTCGGGGGTACCCGTACCCGGTGCAAATGCCGGATCGAGCGCGTCGATGTCGAACGACAGATAGGCGCGTGAAGTACCGACGACGTGCTTGATCGTCTCGGCCACAGAAGTGGGGCCGTTTGCATGCACGCTTTGCGCGTCGAGGATCGTCACCCCTTGCGCCACCGTCCAGTCCCACACGTCGCGCGCGACAGGGCTGCGGATGCCGATCTGCACCATGCGCTTCGGGTCGACGAGCTTTTCTTCGATGGCGCGATAGAACACCGAGCCGTGGCCGAGCACATTGCCGAACGTCGTAGGCCAGGTGTCGACATGCGCATCGAAATGCACGAGGGCCAATGGCGCGCCCAGACGTTTCACAAGGGCGCGCAACAGCGGCAAGGTCGCCCCATGGTCGCCGCCCAGCGCCACGAGATGCGCGATCTTGGCCGCCTGCGCTTCGATCTTGTCGAAGCTTGCCGCGATGTCGCCAAGGGCAATGTCGAAATCGCCAGTGTCGGAAAGGTCGAGGATCGCGGGCTCGATCCAGTGCGTCGGGTGGTCGCCGTCGCACAGCATGCGACTGGCGGCCCGGATCGCGGCCGGGCCTTCGCGCGCGCCCGAGCGGTTCGAGGTGCCAAGATCGAGCGGCAACCCTGCCACGCAGAAGCGCGCTTCCGGATTCGTGTTGGCCACGCCCAGAAAGCTCGGCCGCAGGCTGAAAGTCGGTTTCATCGCCATCGCTGCACTCGATCTCGCCGCTGTCGGGCCGCCGGTCGGCGCCGCTCGATCGCGGCCCTCGGGCTCATCCGTGGTCGGTTGGTTTCTGTCGAGGTCGTTTTACAATGGCTGCGTCAAAATACAATGGCGCCTGAAGCGCTGCCCTTCGGGCGGTACGGCAAATCCGCGCTCAGCAATCGTGCAGGCCGCGCCTTGCTTCGCGCATCGCCGCAAGGCTGCCCAGCGCCACCGCGCCCGCGCACAACATCGTCAAGACGACGGCAACCGGATCGGCGAGTGCCGCCACCACATCGCCGCGCGCCAGCATAAGCGCGCGCCGCAGATTGTCGTCGAGCAGCGGCGCCACCACAAAGCCGACAAAAAAAGGCGTCGGATCGAACTCAAGCCGCCGCATGGCAAAGCCAAGCGCGCCGAACGCGGCCAGGAGGACCACGTCGAAAGCGGCGCCTTGCAGCGAATAAGCGCCTGCCGCGCAGATCGTCAGGATCGCGGGAAACAGCCAGCTGCGCGGGACTCGCAGCAAGCGCACCCAAATGCCGATCAGCGGCAGGTTGATGACCAGCAGCATGGCATTCCCCACAAGCATGCTGGCCACGACGGTCCAGAAAATATCGGGCCGCTCGACCGCAAGCGTGGGGCCCGGCAGCACGCCTTGCAGCATCATTGCCCCGGCCATCACCGCCATGACGGCATTGCCGGGCAGTCCCAAGGCAAGCAACGGCACGAACGAGGCTTGTGCGGCCGCATTGTTCGCAGCTTCGGACGTTGCCACGCCTTCGATCGCGCCTTTGCCGATTCTATGGCGCCGCCGTCCGAAACGTCGCTCCCAGGCAAATGCGGCAAACGACGCCAACACGGTGCTGCCGCCGGGCACAAGCCCGATCAGCGTGCCGATGGCAGCTCCGCGCACGGCCGGCAACGCGCTTGCCTGCATCTCCTTGCGATGCGGGCGGACGCGCCCGAGCGGCGCGCGCGCGTGCGCGTCTGGGGCGGCCTGCAGGGCATAGGCGATCTCGCCGAGCCCGTAGATGCCCATCGCCACGACGGCAAATCCGATTCCGTCGGCCAGTTCCCATATGCCGAACGTCATGCGCGGCGGCCCGCCGCCCGAATCCGTTCCGACAAGGCCAAGAAAGACTCCGAACGCCGCGCCGCCGAGCGCTTTCAAACGCGCTGCGGGCGACATCGAGACCGCAAGGCAGAGGCCGAAGATCAGCAGCAATGCGACGTGTGCAGGCGTCATGGCGAGCCCCAGGCGCGCAAAAAGCGGCGCAAGCCACGCGATGGCGAACGTCGAGAGGATGCCCGCCGCAAACGACGCCAGTGCCGCAACTGCAACTGCGGCGCCCGCCCGCCCGCGCTTTGCCAGCGCATGGCCGTCAAGTGCGGTGATTACCCCCGATGCTTCGCCGGGCAGATTGAGCAAAATGGCCGTCGTCGAAGATCCGTATTGCGCGCCGTAATAGATGCCGGCAAGCATCACCAACGCAGACGCTGGCTCCATATGGAAGGTGGCGGGAAGCAGCAGGGCCATCGTCGCGACCGGGCCGATGCCAGGCAAAACGCCCACCAGCGTGCCGAGCACGGCGCCGACCAGACACGCCGCCAATGTGCTCGTGCCAAGCGTCAGGCCAAAGCCCATCATCAGGCCGTCGAGCGGATCCATCGTTCAGCGCAGGCTCGAGCCTGGACCAAGCGCCAGTCCGAAAACGGCGTAGGCGCCTGAACCCACCGTCAATGCGATCGCAGCGGTCGCGCGCACGCGCGTCCTGCGCGCCATGCACGCACACGTCGCCGCGGCGATACAGCCTGCTGCCAGGCCCAGCGTGCTGGCGCCGAATGCAAAAGAAAACGCGCTGCCCAAAGTCGCCAAAAGGCTGCGCCACACGATCGGCGGATCGGCACAGGCGACAGCGCTGCGAAACCCGGCCCACAGCGCCAAGCCGACGCCCGAAAAGGCCATCGTCAGCGCTGCCATTCCCGGGAGCAGGCCGGCCCCCGGGCGCGCGAAGCTGCCCCATGAAAGTCCGCCCGAAACGATCCAGCATCCGATGCCGAGCGACGCCAGAAAGAAGCCGGCGCGAACGTCGC harbors:
- a CDS encoding class I SAM-dependent methyltransferase codes for the protein MADDQQTTAFYAAEAARYAARGTPPNTRHIERFASMLAPNASVLELGCGSGRDSAALLGKGLDLKPSDGSPELAAEAQKRLGRPVQVLRFADLAAENAYDGVYANACLLHVPRAELPAILRGIHRALRADGVFYSSFKEGTQEGRDRFGRLYNYPSPDWLAAAFANAGFPSPEIEQVMGTGYDAEPTPWLHVYARKGAAGSTPA
- a CDS encoding DUF1028 domain-containing protein, with the translated sequence MTWSVVAHDRASGEFGIAVATRFFAVGALCMYVKPGAGAVATQALINPYHGIDGIDLLERGIPAKEALAALLARDAGAAVRQVHLMDAIGDFAAHTGTGCVDWAGHLIFEDFSVAGNMLAGKEVIEATAEAFALNAGLPLAERFIAALDAGEAVGGDKRGRQSAALRIHKNDEYPVLDIRVDDHEYPLVELRRLFEKSKERFSTFRKFLASRDNIAGTYDRSKIDAALAAAGIK
- a CDS encoding dipeptide ABC transporter ATP-binding protein produces the protein MTTPLLSAHNLVKHFPVRKGLFGRTTGYVKAVDGVSLAVAPGETLGLVGESGCGKSTVGRMLLRLIEPTSGEIEFDGADLTRLSEPEMRKARRHLQIVFQDPYASLNPRMTVGEIVGEPLMLHGLAHGAARAEKVRELLGVVGLRPEHDRRYPHEFSGGQRQRIGIARALAAGPKLIVGDEPVSALDVSVQAQVLNLLKDLQARFGLALVLIAHDLAVVKHAADRVAVMYLGRIVELADTATLYSAPRHPYTQALLAAIPAPDPSLARAKTLLEGDVPSPIDPPPGCHFHTRCRYAQPRCRTHAPTLDKISKGHSVACHFWRDIPAFAPATAPPDNEAARRLEKLQSRFV
- a CDS encoding type III PLP-dependent enzyme — protein: MAQTLLRKSVAALARTREIPTPDLRPLDAVVAELQPHEPVHALRPATLARTAAHFVAGFPGETLYAVKCNADPRTLRALWDGGVRGFDCASPAEIALVRSMFGRAATIAYMHPVRARAAIREAYGRHAVRRFVLDSVAEFDKIREETAAKPGTLDLIVRIAPPVVAGADKPLHDLSGKFGASAADAVALLRRVRPFARTLGISFHVGSQNADPQAFARAIAHADALAREAGVAVEVLDVGGGFPVAYPGQEVPPIDAFFAAIKQAHAACHTLANTALWAEPGRALVAAGGSVVVQVQARRGNTLYINDGVYGALADAGVPGLRYPTRLLRASAADTVAYDFYGPTCDSADHMKGPFVLPGDVCEGDWIELGQLGAYGAVLRTGFNGFERAHLIEVEG
- a CDS encoding tripartite tricarboxylate transporter permease, with translation MDPLDGLMMGFGLTLGTSTLAACLVGAVLGTLVGVLPGIGPVATMALLLPATFHMEPASALVMLAGIYYGAQYGSSTTAILLNLPGEASGVITALDGHALAKRGRAGAAVAVAALASFAAGILSTFAIAWLAPLFARLGLAMTPAHVALLLIFGLCLAVSMSPAARLKALGGAAFGVFLGLVGTDSGGGPPRMTFGIWELADGIGFAVVAMGIYGLGEIAYALQAAPDAHARAPLGRVRPHRKEMQASALPAVRGAAIGTLIGLVPGGSTVLASFAAFAWERRFGRRRHRIGKGAIEGVATSEAANNAAAQASFVPLLALGLPGNAVMAVMAGAMMLQGVLPGPTLAVERPDIFWTVVASMLVGNAMLLVINLPLIGIWVRLLRVPRSWLFPAILTICAAGAYSLQGAAFDVVLLAAFGALGFAMRRLEFDPTPFFVGFVVAPLLDDNLRRALMLARGDVVAALADPVAVVLTMLCAGAVALGSLAAMREARRGLHDC
- a CDS encoding galactose oxidase, translated to MTPRSISRRFAVGGGLALFASPVLAQHAGHGPVYERLNQPGRIDVPALAAEQRVFDSIAPKAPQQGRWIERAPLPLPRTEMAWAAERNGKLHLVGGYAEQRVDKPYHHIYDAGSNSWLQAQDLPLGANHVGVAVLDGRLYAMGGFIDQNRRPHAECFVYGAEGERWSKIAPLPTPMGAMGCIAYEGRIHAVGGADGDTADSRLSRSQHIVYDPKTDKWSNAAPLPTARDHIGIVANAGLIHVIGGRVNSFYTNSHLHHTYDAKEDAWRMRNPLPTARSGHGATLYRGQIFCMGGEGSNRVFGQNEAYNPTTDKWLAYAPMATPRHGMGAVTIGDAIYVAGGGPVMGGGVKSAVHEAFTLA
- the speB gene encoding agmatinase; the protein is MAMKPTFSLRPSFLGVANTNPEARFCVAGLPLDLGTSNRSGAREGPAAIRAASRMLCDGDHPTHWIEPAILDLSDTGDFDIALGDIAASFDKIEAQAAKIAHLVALGGDHGATLPLLRALVKRLGAPLALVHFDAHVDTWPTTFGNVLGHGSVFYRAIEEKLVDPKRMVQIGIRSPVARDVWDWTVAQGVTILDAQSVHANGPTSVAETIKHVVGTSRAYLSFDIDALDPAFAPGTGTPEIGGLATWQAQAILRQLESISFVGMDVMEVAPAYDHGEITSLAAATLAWEYLALIAAKK
- a CDS encoding DUF1194 domain-containing protein, which codes for MARNAGRRAVLAGIGASAAVAALPQRPARAAGTAVDLQLVLAADVSRSIDDRRFRLQREGYAAAIADPRVVRAMTGGRYKQLALTYCEWSSPSQQMTLVDWTLIDGQESAEGFAGQLLLPPRPFAASTAIGEAITYAAREFERCPYPADRRTIDISGDGTNTNGLPAEIGRDRAVAAGITINGLAILSDTPSPWNPNHTHPPGGLDGWYRENVIGGTGAFLLSVMGFETFAFAMVNKLTREST
- a CDS encoding ABC transporter ATP-binding protein, with protein sequence MTGLLEVDDLHTSFDTDAGEFRAVDGVSFSVAPGRTLGIVGESGCGKSVTSLSIMGLLAKPAGRIAGGAIRFRGQDLATLPELEMQKLRGSEIAMIFQEPMTSLNPAFTIGNQLVEGILRHREISPDAAKAHAIEMLRRVRIPAPEARFDEYPHKLSGGMRQRVMIAMALACDPKLLIADEPTTALDVTIQAQILDLLRRLRDETGTAIVLITHDLGVIAELAHDVVVMYAGKIVEKAPVERLFAWPQHPYTIGLLGAIPQLHRARERLATIDGTVPNLAKLEPGCRFAARCPFVQDQCRREEPPMRDLGHGQAAACWLAPLDEAALKTGAA